A window of Novosphingobium terrae contains these coding sequences:
- a CDS encoding NAD(P)/FAD-dependent oxidoreductase, whose protein sequence is MVQCYDVIIVGGGHGGAHTAIALRQHGFTGSIAIVGDEAELPYERPPLSKEYFSGEKVRERLFIRPEAFWQDKNITLITSERVVSIDAEAHSITTAAGRSFGYGRLVWAAGGAPRRLPLDKGNAANVLAIRTLADADRLREAAAAVRRVAIIGGGYIGLEAAAVLTKAGKQVTLLEMQDRVLARAAGEALSRFVEQAHRTHGVDLRVGIAIEALEGDALVTGVRLAGGEVIPCDLLIVGIGIVPEVAPLEAAGATVGNGVLVDERCATSLADIYAIGDLAAHANSFADGATVRLESVQNAVDMAMTVARTIAGEAVTYAALPWFWSNQYDLKIQTIGLSSGHDAYIVRGDPAAGSFSILYTRDGKVIALDCVNMARDFIQGRGLITSGVLVAPDVLADPAVPLKTLVPQ, encoded by the coding sequence ATGGTGCAATGCTATGATGTGATCATTGTTGGCGGCGGTCACGGCGGCGCGCATACGGCCATCGCCTTGCGGCAGCATGGTTTTACCGGTTCGATCGCGATCGTCGGGGATGAGGCCGAACTGCCCTATGAAAGGCCGCCGCTCTCCAAGGAGTATTTCTCGGGCGAGAAGGTGCGGGAGCGGCTGTTTATCCGCCCGGAAGCCTTCTGGCAGGACAAGAACATCACGCTGATCACCAGCGAAAGGGTGGTGTCGATCGATGCCGAGGCCCACAGCATCACCACCGCCGCTGGTCGCAGCTTCGGTTACGGCAGACTGGTCTGGGCCGCCGGTGGTGCGCCACGCCGCCTGCCGCTCGACAAGGGGAATGCCGCCAATGTGCTGGCCATCCGCACGCTGGCCGATGCCGACCGGTTGAGAGAGGCCGCAGCCGCTGTCCGGCGCGTGGCGATCATCGGCGGCGGCTATATCGGGCTTGAGGCCGCCGCCGTGCTGACCAAGGCCGGCAAGCAGGTCACTCTGCTGGAGATGCAGGACCGGGTGCTGGCCCGCGCCGCCGGGGAAGCCCTGTCACGCTTTGTCGAACAGGCCCATCGGACGCATGGCGTCGATCTGCGTGTCGGCATCGCGATCGAGGCGCTGGAGGGCGATGCTCTGGTCACGGGCGTGCGGCTTGCGGGCGGCGAGGTGATCCCCTGTGATCTGCTGATCGTGGGCATCGGCATCGTGCCGGAAGTCGCGCCGCTGGAAGCGGCGGGTGCAACCGTGGGCAATGGCGTGCTGGTGGATGAGCGTTGCGCCACCAGCCTGGCTGACATTTATGCCATCGGCGATCTGGCGGCCCATGCCAACAGCTTTGCCGATGGCGCGACGGTCCGTCTGGAATCGGTGCAGAATGCGGTGGATATGGCGATGACCGTCGCCCGCACCATCGCCGGGGAAGCGGTGACCTATGCCGCTCTGCCGTGGTTCTGGTCGAACCAGTATGATCTGAAGATCCAGACCATCGGCCTGTCTTCGGGGCATGATGCCTATATCGTGCGGGGCGATCCGGCGGCGGGAAGCTTTTCCATCCTCTACACGCGGGATGGCAAGGTGATCGCGCTGGATTGCGTGAACATGGCCCGGGATTTTATTCAGGGGCGCGGCCTGATCACCTCCGGAGTCCTGGTGGCGCCTGACGTGCTGGCAGATCCTGCCGTGCCGCTCAAGACGCTGGTGCCGCAATAA